CAGTGACAGCGCGCGAGTGGCGGTTTGGCGAACAAGCGCCTGCAAAGGAGAACCCCTTTGCAAGTCTTGCCAAATTAACACGAAAACAGTAGGAGAAAATAATGGCTGTACAACAAAATCGGAAAACACGCTCTAAACGCGGTATGCGCCGTGCACACGATAGTTTGACAGGTGAAAGCCTTTCAGTGGATTCAACATCAGGTGAAAAACACTTGCGTCACCATGTGAGCAAAAACGGTTACTACCGTGGTCGCCAAGTCGTGGACAATACGCCTGATATGGCTGAAGACGACGAATAAGCATCACTGTTTTCTCACGTGAAAAACGTAACGATCGCAGTGGACGCTATGGGCGGTGACTTTGGTGTCAAAGTCACGCTACCTGCTGTCCTGCATGCTCTCGACACTTACCCCGAACTTCATATTATTTTAGTTGGCAAAGAGCTTATTCTAAAGAGCCGTTTGCGCGGTCGTCTTAGAAAATACGGCGAGCGTTTGCGTATTCACCATGCCGATGAAGTGGTTGGCATGGATGAGCTGCCATCCAAAGCCCTGCGTGGTAAAAAGAAATCGTCCATGCGATTGGCGATTAACTTGGTGCACGAAGGTGTGGCGGGTGCTTGCGTGAGCGCAGGCAATACGGGCGCCTTGATGGCCACGGCACGTTTTGTGTTGAAAACCTTGCCAGGCGTGGATCGACCCGCGATTGTTGCGCGTATTCCTTCGGGCAATAAGCAAGGTTATGTGCGCATGCTGGATTTAGGCGCGAATGTTGATTGCACGCCTGAACATCTTCAACAGTTTGCGGTGATGGGTTCGATTTTAGCGAAAGACACTGATGATATGAAAAAGCCACGCGTGGCTTTGTTGAACATTGGCTCTGAAGAAATTAAAGGAAACGAGTTGGTTCGCCAAACGAATGATTTATTGCTTGAAACCAAGGGTATCAATTATGTGGGTTTTGTTGAAGGGAATGATATTTTTGGCGATAAAGCCGATGTGATTGTGTGCGATGGTTTCACCGGTAATGTTGTATTGAAAGTGATGGAAGGTGAGGCGAGAACGATACGTGATCAAATTCGTCGCGCGTTAACTCGCAGCTTTTTCACGAAAATCGGCGCGTTGTTTATTTTACCCGCTTTGCATGAAGTTAGAAAACGCATGAGCCCCGCGCGTTACAACGGCGCGAGCCTTTTGGGTTTGCGCGGCATCGTGATTAAAAGCCATGGCAACACGACGCCTAAAGGCTTTTTTAAGGCTATCGAACGCGCTTACGCCGAAGTGGCGCGCGATGTGCCCAAACATATTTCTAGCCGAGTGCATGAGTTGCTCGAGCTTTCCAAAAAAGTGGATGCTAGCGCCGAGGAGTAAGCTTTTATGTCTTATGCGCGCATCACAGCAACGGGCGCTTATCTGCCTGAAAAAATACTCACTAATCACGATTTAGCGGCCTTAGTCGATACAAGTCATGAATGGATTGTTGAACGCAGTGGTATTTGCGAACGCCGTATTGCTGCGAGTGGTGAAACCGTTGTGAGCATGGGCGCTATCGCTGCGGGCATGGCATTAAAAAACGCAGGGCTTGTGGCTCACGATATTGATTTGATTTTAGTTGCAACGTGTTCAGCTGAGCACGCGTTTCCATCTGCAGCCTGTGGAATTCAAGCGATTTTAGGTGCGACAAAAGCAGCAGCATTCGATATTTCAGCGGCTTGCGCCGGTTTTGTGTATGCGCTCTCAACCGCTGCACAATTTATTCAAAGCGGTGGCGTAAAAAATGTTCTCGTCATAGGCAGCGAAGTGTTGTCACGCGTGGTTGACTGGACGGATCGTACCAGCTGCGTGTTGTTCGGTGACGGCGCGGGCGCGGTCGTGTTAAGCGCCGCAGAAAAACCTGGCGTATTAGCCTATGATTTGCACGCCGACGGCAAGCTTGGGTCGATATTGAGCTTGAAACAGTTCCAGCAAGACGCAGCGATTTGTATGCAAGGTCGTGAAGTGTTTAAGCACGCGGTAACACAACTCGTACGCTCCAGTGAAAAGCTTATGAAGAAAGCCGGGCTGGA
The Gammaproteobacteria bacterium CG11_big_fil_rev_8_21_14_0_20_46_22 DNA segment above includes these coding regions:
- a CDS encoding 3-oxoacyl-ACP synthase (FabH; beta-ketoacyl-acyl carrier protein synthase III; catalyzes the condensation of acetyl-CoA with malonyl-ACP to initiate cycles of fatty acid elongation; differs from 3-oxoacyl-(acyl carrier protein) synthase I and II in that it utilizes CoA thioesters as primers rather than acyl-ACPs), coding for MSYARITATGAYLPEKILTNHDLAALVDTSHEWIVERSGICERRIAASGETVVSMGAIAAGMALKNAGLVAHDIDLILVATCSAEHAFPSAACGIQAILGATKAAAFDISAACAGFVYALSTAAQFIQSGGVKNVLVIGSEVLSRVVDWTDRTSCVLFGDGAGAVVLSAAEKPGVLAYDLHADGKLGSILSLKQFQQDAAICMQGREVFKHAVTQLVRSSEKLMKKAGLDADAIDWVVPHQANSRIIDMVVSRLGLNPERVVVTLDKHANTSAASIPLALHEAVSDGRIQPGQTLLLEAFGGGLVWGGLILQL
- a CDS encoding phosphate acyltransferase; translated protein: MKNVTIAVDAMGGDFGVKVTLPAVLHALDTYPELHIILVGKELILKSRLRGRLRKYGERLRIHHADEVVGMDELPSKALRGKKKSSMRLAINLVHEGVAGACVSAGNTGALMATARFVLKTLPGVDRPAIVARIPSGNKQGYVRMLDLGANVDCTPEHLQQFAVMGSILAKDTDDMKKPRVALLNIGSEEIKGNELVRQTNDLLLETKGINYVGFVEGNDIFGDKADVIVCDGFTGNVVLKVMEGEARTIRDQIRRALTRSFFTKIGALFILPALHEVRKRMSPARYNGASLLGLRGIVIKSHGNTTPKGFFKAIERAYAEVARDVPKHISSRVHELLELSKKVDASAEE
- a CDS encoding 50S ribosomal protein L32 — encoded protein: MAVQQNRKTRSKRGMRRAHDSLTGESLSVDSTSGEKHLRHHVSKNGYYRGRQVVDNTPDMAEDDE